A genomic stretch from Octopus sinensis linkage group LG14, ASM634580v1, whole genome shotgun sequence includes:
- the LOC115219022 gene encoding uncharacterized protein LOC115219022 → MLNIYLQIYYRRRCGCVVEKLASRPRGLGFRFSVWYVGHVSSSITLGPQSYVFSTLFPRYVHFGILQQFNRRLLCWLEALPVVLLGIRSAVKENIQYSPAELLHGTTLTLPGQMFEETNSFNGDVNDYVTCLKRFLTDIPSFTRKLQNVNSFVPSDINSWTHVFVRNDAAHNSLKYKYTGPFKVLSVRDKTMTLEMNDKKEIVSVDRVKKAYFDQHSCHENEDMSNTYQHNLKQNDIQRNKSNVNGKTKSILKLPTDVKKTRSGRIVHFPKKLSQFD, encoded by the exons ATGCTCAATATATATCTTCAAATatactataggcgcaggtgtggctgtgtggttgagaaacttgcttcccggCCACGTGGACTTGGATTCAGATTCTCTGTGTGGTACGTTGGGCATGTATCTTCCAGTATAACCCTGGGCCCACAGTCGT ATGTTTTCTCTACACTATTCCCACGATACGTCCATTTTGGGATTCTGCAGCAATTTAACAGACGATTGCTCTG TTGGTTAGAAGCCTTACCAGTGGTATTGTTAGGAATTAGAAGTGCtgttaaagaaaatatacaatattctCCTGCTGAACTTTTGCACGGAACAACATTAACTCTACCTGGTCAAATGTTCGAAGAAACCAATTCTTTTAATGGAGATGTTAATGATTATGTAACTTGTCTTAAGCGATTTCTTACTGATATTCCTTCTTTTACAAGAAAATTGCAAAATGTCAATAGTTTTGTTCCTTCTGATATAAATTCTTGGACACATGTATTTGTACGTAACGATGCTGCTCATAATtcactgaaatataaatatactggaCCTTTTAAAGTCTTGTCAGTTAGAGACAAAACTATGACTTTGGAGatgaatgataaaaaagaaattgtcAGTGTCGACAGAGTAAAAAAAGCTTATTTCGACCAACATTCATGTCATGAAAATGAAGATATGAGCAATACATATCAACATAACTTGAAACAAAATGATATTCAAAGAAACAAATCCAATGTTAATGGAAAAACAAAGTCAATTTTGAAATTACCTACAGATGTGAAAAAGACTAGAAGTGGCAGAATTGTACATTTTCCAAAAAAACTTTCTCAGTTTGATTGa